The proteins below are encoded in one region of Engraulis encrasicolus isolate BLACKSEA-1 chromosome 1, IST_EnEncr_1.0, whole genome shotgun sequence:
- the LOC134458468 gene encoding zinc finger protein 658B-like translates to MLKSEPQKEHLQRTHKGQKPYQCTTCGNAFATKTLLKYHQRTHTGEKPYQCSTCGKEFAKGSNLKIHQRIHTGEKPYQCTTCEKAFAKSSHLKDHQRTHTGEKPFKCTICGKNFTENGSLRKHQRIHTGEKPYQCSTCGKAFATQTLLKYHQRTHTGEKPYQCSTCGKEFAKGSNLKIHQRTHTGEKPYQCTTCGKGFARLSHLKNHQRIHTGEKPFQCSICGKSFTENGSLRKHQRIHTGEKPYQCSTCGMAFARNKLGLEAHQRIHTGEKPYQCNTCGKAFRQERVLKSHLRVHMGENPHQCTTCGKAFADNYRLVTHQRMHSGEKPFQCSICGKTFAHSSNLNSHQRTHSGEKPYQCTTCGKTYAHKCSLETHQRTHTGEKPYQCSTCGKAFVLKYKLDTHLRIHTGERLYQCITCGKGFKQSGDLIRHQRTHTRIHSPIES, encoded by the exons atgttaaAAA GTGAACCACAAAAGGAGCACTTACAGAGAACCCATAAAGGACAAAaaccttaccagtgtactacatgtggaaatgCCTTTGCTACCAAAACTCTTCTCAAATACCATCAGAGaacccacactggagaaaagccttaccagtgtagCACATGTGGAAAGGAGTTTGCAAAAGGATCTAacctcaaaattcaccagagaatccatacaggtgaaaaaccttaccagtgtactacGTGTGAAAAGGCCTTTGCAAAGTCAAGTCATCTCAAAGAtcaccagagaacccatactggagaaaaacctTTTAAGTGTACCATATGTGGAAAGAACTTTACAGAGAATGGTAGTCTCAGAAaacatcagagaatccatacaggagaaaagccttaccagtgtagCAC atgtggaaaggcctttgctACCCAAACTCTTCTCAAATACCATCAGAGaacccacactggagaaaagccttaccagtgtagCACATGTGGAAAGGAGTTTGCAAAAGGATCTAATCTCAAAATTCACCAGAGAACCCATACAGGTGAAAAACCTTACcaatgtactacatgtggaaagggcTTTGCAAGGTTAAGTCATCTCAAAAatcaccagagaatccatactggagaaaagccttttcAATGTAGCATATGCGGAAAGAGCTTTACAGAGAATGGTAGTCTCAGAAaacatcagagaatccataccgGGGAAAAACCTTACCAGTGTAGCACATGTGGAATGGCCTTTGCCCGAA ACAAACTTGGTCTCGAAGCACATCAgcgaatccatactggagaaaagccttaccagtgcaACACATGTGGAAAAGCCTTTAGACAAGAGCGTGTTCTCAAAAGTCATCTGAGAGTCCATATGGGAGAAAACCctcaccagtgtactacatgtggaaaggcGTTTGCAGACAATTATAGACTCGTAACTCATCAGAGAATGCATTCTGGAGAAAAGCCATTTCAATGCAGCATATGTGGAAAGACCTTTGCACATAGCAGTAATCTCAACAGCCATCAGCGAACGCATAGTGGAGAAAAACCTTACCAGTGCACCACATGTGGGAAGACCTATGCACATAAATGTTCTCTTGAAACccaccagagaacccatactggagaaaagccttaccagtgtagCACATGTGGAAAAGCCTTTGTACTGAAATATAAACTGGACACCCATCTGAGAATCCACACTGGAGAAAGGCTTTACCAGTGCATCACATGTGGAAAGGGCTTCAAGCAAAGTGGAGATCTCATAAGGCACCAGAGAACACACACCCGCATACATTCTCCCATAGAATCCTAA